Proteins encoded together in one Riemerella anatipestifer window:
- a CDS encoding TatD family hydrolase, which yields MIDTHTHLYSEEFDEDRHLMIQRALDKGVTHFFLPAINSEYHEKMLHLEAEYPNQISTMMGLHPTYINPETYDQEIKLVKDYLEQRDFCAIGEIGIDLYWDKSHLELQKEAFRLQIDWAIEKDLPIVIHSRESFDETFEVLEEKRHPKLRGIFHCFTGTLEHAKQAIDLNFSLGIGGVVTFKNGKIDQFLNEIPLEYIVLETDSPYLAPVPYRGKRNESAYLEQIIGKLVDVYQMPISEIDRITTNNAKQIFGLA from the coding sequence ATGATAGACACGCATACTCATTTATATTCAGAGGAATTTGATGAAGATAGACATTTAATGATACAAAGGGCATTAGATAAAGGAGTTACTCATTTCTTTCTACCAGCTATCAATTCTGAATATCATGAAAAAATGCTTCATCTAGAGGCAGAATATCCTAACCAAATATCGACAATGATGGGTCTGCACCCAACTTATATAAACCCTGAAACTTACGACCAAGAAATAAAATTGGTAAAAGACTATTTGGAGCAAAGGGATTTTTGTGCTATCGGAGAGATTGGGATAGATCTCTATTGGGATAAAAGCCATCTAGAACTGCAAAAAGAAGCCTTTAGACTACAGATAGATTGGGCAATAGAAAAAGACCTGCCTATCGTGATACATTCTAGAGAAAGTTTTGATGAAACTTTTGAGGTTTTAGAAGAAAAAAGACACCCTAAATTAAGAGGTATTTTCCATTGTTTTACTGGAACATTAGAACACGCTAAGCAAGCCATAGACCTCAATTTCAGTTTAGGAATAGGTGGTGTGGTTACTTTTAAAAATGGTAAAATAGACCAATTTTTAAATGAAATCCCTCTAGAGTACATCGTTTTAGAAACCGACTCGCCTTATCTAGCACCTGTACCTTACAGAGGAAAACGAAACGAATCTGCCTATCTAGAACAAATCATCGGTAAACTAGTAGATGTTTACCAAATGCCTATCAGCGAAATAGATAGGATAACCACTAACAACGCTAAGCAAATTTTTGGACTAGCTTAA
- the obgE gene encoding GTPase ObgE yields MSNFVDYVKIHCKSGHGGAGSAHLRREKYIPKGGPDGGDGGRGGHIIMKGNAHEWTLLPLRYTRHVKAENGQPGGKNQLTGRYGEDVYIEVPIGTIAKNEEGEIIGEILEDRQEIILMQGGKGGLGNEHFKSATNQTPRYAQPGLPGEEGYIVFELKVLADVGLVGFPNAGKSTLLSAVSAAKPKIADYAFTTLTPNLGIVDYRNYKSFVMADIPGIIEGAAEGKGLGHRFLRHIERNSILLFLIPADAEDYFQEFKILENELKEYNPELLDKDFIISISKSDLLDEELKKEVAAKFPENRQPLFISGVTGEGLTELKDAIWKKLHG; encoded by the coding sequence ATGTCAAATTTTGTAGATTATGTAAAAATCCATTGTAAGTCGGGGCACGGAGGTGCAGGGTCAGCTCACCTCAGAAGGGAAAAATACATTCCTAAAGGCGGTCCTGATGGTGGAGATGGTGGGCGTGGTGGTCATATCATTATGAAAGGAAATGCACACGAATGGACTTTATTACCATTGCGTTACACAAGGCACGTCAAGGCAGAAAACGGTCAGCCAGGTGGTAAAAATCAGTTGACGGGTCGTTATGGAGAAGATGTTTATATAGAGGTGCCCATTGGCACTATCGCTAAAAATGAAGAGGGAGAAATCATAGGCGAAATTTTAGAAGATAGGCAAGAGATTATCTTAATGCAAGGCGGTAAGGGTGGTTTAGGAAATGAGCATTTTAAGTCGGCTACTAACCAAACGCCTCGTTATGCACAACCGGGGCTTCCTGGGGAAGAAGGGTATATCGTGTTTGAGCTAAAAGTATTAGCAGATGTAGGTTTGGTAGGCTTTCCTAATGCGGGTAAATCCACACTATTGTCTGCAGTATCTGCCGCTAAACCTAAAATTGCCGATTATGCTTTTACAACGCTTACACCTAACTTGGGGATTGTAGATTATCGTAATTACAAGTCTTTTGTGATGGCAGATATACCAGGTATTATAGAAGGAGCTGCCGAAGGTAAAGGTCTAGGGCATCGTTTTTTAAGACATATAGAGCGAAACTCAATTCTTCTTTTTTTAATTCCGGCAGATGCGGAAGATTATTTCCAAGAATTCAAAATACTTGAAAACGAGCTTAAAGAGTACAATCCTGAGTTACTAGATAAAGATTTTATCATTTCCATTTCAAAGTCTGATTTATTAGACGAAGAACTCAAGAAAGAAGTTGCAGCTAAGTTCCCTGAAAACAGACAACCCTTATTTATTTCTGGAGTTACAGGAGAAGGGCTTACAGAACTTAAAGATGCAATATGGAAAAAATTACACGGATAG
- the dacB gene encoding D-alanyl-D-alanine carboxypeptidase/D-alanyl-D-alanine-endopeptidase, with translation MAKFLIFILTFFYSLGIAQSIKDKLDKATKAFLNSPKMYAANMSFYVADENGNFIYEYQGSKGLSTASTQKIFTAATALELLGKDYKYRTKAVYDGVLERSVLKGNIYITSNGDPTLGSWRYDGYKPEDFLEKFYTALKNQGIKKVEGNLIIDDTYFDFQTTPGGWAWNDIGNYYGAGVWGVNWRENQFDIDIEGGASIGKPTKIKSFSYPLVQVKWFNELTSAASNSGDKSLIYTAPYSSVASINGTLPAQKTTKISGATPNPPVQLGAEVVSCIKYKGIEFSGEVITGRQLLLDGKPVPSVTGKSFFEYESPELSKIVYWFLRKSVNLYGETFIKTLGKEQNNDSSFSSGVSVLKNFWKSKGIHSAMINFTDGSGLSPQNYASARAEVQALLWAQKQPWFNEFYNALPIYNDMKMKSGTIKDAKGYTGYHTSKNGKKYVFSIIVNNYDGDGINNELFSILNNLK, from the coding sequence ATGGCTAAATTTTTGATTTTTATATTAACATTTTTTTACTCTTTAGGGATAGCTCAAAGCATTAAGGATAAGCTAGATAAAGCAACTAAAGCATTTTTAAATTCTCCTAAAATGTATGCTGCTAATATGTCTTTTTATGTAGCTGATGAAAATGGGAATTTTATCTATGAATATCAAGGGAGTAAAGGACTTTCTACGGCTAGCACACAGAAGATATTTACCGCTGCTACAGCTTTGGAGCTTTTAGGGAAAGATTATAAATACAGGACTAAAGCCGTTTATGATGGCGTTTTAGAAAGGAGTGTTTTAAAGGGAAATATTTATATTACCTCCAATGGAGACCCTACTCTTGGAAGCTGGAGATATGACGGTTATAAACCCGAAGATTTTCTAGAAAAGTTCTATACAGCTTTAAAAAATCAAGGTATCAAAAAGGTAGAGGGTAATTTAATTATAGATGATACTTATTTTGACTTTCAAACCACGCCAGGAGGTTGGGCTTGGAACGATATAGGCAATTATTATGGTGCTGGAGTTTGGGGCGTTAATTGGAGAGAAAACCAGTTTGATATAGATATTGAGGGTGGAGCTTCTATTGGTAAACCTACAAAAATTAAGTCTTTTTCTTATCCTTTGGTACAAGTAAAATGGTTTAATGAGTTAACTTCGGCGGCTTCAAATTCAGGAGATAAAAGTTTAATTTATACCGCTCCATACAGTTCTGTGGCGAGTATTAACGGAACACTTCCTGCTCAAAAAACAACTAAAATTTCGGGAGCAACGCCTAATCCACCAGTTCAGTTAGGGGCAGAAGTGGTTAGTTGTATTAAATATAAAGGGATAGAGTTCTCAGGAGAAGTCATAACAGGCAGACAATTACTTTTAGATGGGAAGCCTGTTCCGTCTGTTACAGGCAAGTCTTTTTTTGAATACGAATCTCCTGAGTTGAGTAAAATAGTCTATTGGTTTTTGAGAAAAAGTGTTAATCTTTACGGAGAAACCTTTATTAAAACTCTAGGAAAAGAGCAAAATAATGACTCTAGTTTTTCTAGTGGTGTTTCGGTGCTGAAAAACTTTTGGAAATCTAAAGGAATTCATTCTGCGATGATTAATTTTACGGATGGTAGTGGGTTGTCACCTCAGAACTATGCTTCGGCTAGGGCAGAAGTTCAGGCTTTACTTTGGGCTCAAAAGCAACCTTGGTTTAATGAGTTTTATAATGCATTACCTATTTATAATGATATGAAAATGAAAAGCGGTACAATAAAAGATGCTAAAGGTTATACAGGTTATCATACTTCTAAAAATGGTAAAAAGTATGTTTTTTCTATTATCGTGAATAATTATGATGGAGATGGCATCAATAATGAATTATTTTCAATACTTAATAACCTTAAATAA
- the hpt gene encoding hypoxanthine phosphoribosyltransferase, whose translation MEKVKIHDKTFVPYLKNEEIQTYIKALALKVYEDYKDETPVFIGVLNGVIMFFSDFLKHYPGKCEVAFVQVSSYHGGLQSTGIVYTKMELTKEVEGRHIILMEDIVDTGNTIESLFEYFKNTHRPKSLRVASLLLKPEVFKKDFTIDYVAKEIPNKFVLGYGLDYDELGRNLPDLYQLEEGRINH comes from the coding sequence ATGGAAAAAGTAAAAATTCATGACAAAACTTTTGTTCCTTATTTAAAGAACGAAGAAATACAAACTTACATAAAAGCATTAGCTCTAAAAGTTTACGAAGATTATAAAGACGAAACACCTGTATTTATAGGAGTACTTAATGGAGTGATTATGTTTTTCTCAGACTTTTTAAAACACTATCCAGGGAAGTGTGAGGTAGCTTTTGTTCAGGTAAGTTCTTATCACGGAGGTTTGCAATCTACGGGGATTGTTTACACTAAAATGGAACTTACTAAAGAGGTAGAAGGGCGTCATATTATCCTTATGGAAGATATTGTAGATACAGGAAATACCATAGAAAGTCTTTTTGAATATTTTAAAAATACACACCGCCCTAAGTCGCTTAGAGTAGCTTCTCTTTTATTAAAGCCAGAAGTATTTAAGAAAGACTTTACCATAGACTATGTGGCAAAAGAAATCCCTAACAAGTTTGTGTTAGGCTACGGTTTAGACTATGATGAACTAGGAAGAAATTTACCAGATTTATACCAATTAGAAGAAGGTAGAATTAACCATTAA
- a CDS encoding lipocalin family protein: MKKLLFTGLIGALSLSACSTVQKGQQAQNQRSDFMKLKGTWEVASVNYDKNYKIKPFDEGVDAKCFLGSTWSLVPNNWTGSYTLSGNNGCPAISQPIKFEVVNGNQFQFKKIHSGEKAKQNVSGYVLEFQNQTDNSFTLVQNVPFEGNYIKVYYEFQKVNQSK, encoded by the coding sequence ATGAAAAAACTACTTTTTACTGGACTTATAGGAGCTTTATCTTTATCTGCATGCTCCACAGTACAGAAAGGTCAACAAGCTCAAAATCAGCGTTCAGACTTTATGAAACTTAAAGGAACTTGGGAAGTTGCAAGTGTTAATTACGATAAAAACTATAAAATTAAACCTTTTGATGAAGGTGTAGATGCTAAATGTTTTTTGGGAAGTACTTGGTCTTTAGTACCTAATAATTGGACTGGCAGCTACACTCTTAGTGGAAATAATGGTTGTCCAGCGATATCTCAGCCTATCAAATTTGAAGTGGTAAATGGAAATCAGTTTCAGTTTAAAAAAATACACTCTGGAGAAAAAGCTAAACAAAATGTTTCTGGGTATGTATTAGAATTTCAAAACCAAACAGATAACTCATTTACATTAGTTCAGAATGTTCCATTCGAAGGTAACTATATAAAAGTGTATTATGAATTTCAAAAAGTTAATCAATCTAAATAA
- a CDS encoding GSCFA domain-containing protein yields the protein MKFRTEVNLTPSSKKIEITDQVFSIGSCFASEMSNRLSEGQIRCLNNPFGTLFNPFSIANALEKIVHSECYQEKDLVNHRGYYLSFDHHTSFDGISETTTLDKINTELANAHSFLKNASWVIITLGTSFIYEYLPTGQKVANCHKMPNTLFNKRMLSDEEVQTHIKKAIELINQHCLNTVNILFTVSPIRHTKDGMVENQLSKSRLINALHQVVAMYPNAHYLPIYEILMDDLRDYRFYKSDLIHPNEQAIDYIFDKFIKAYCTEDTQKFIIDNQKIISALRHRPTHTEHPDYLKFTDNLKQKIQEQQAKVNFKIFSNF from the coding sequence TTGAAATTCAGAACCGAAGTTAATCTTACGCCTTCCTCAAAAAAAATAGAAATTACAGACCAAGTTTTTTCTATAGGCTCTTGCTTTGCTTCGGAAATGAGTAACCGACTGTCAGAGGGACAAATAAGATGTTTGAATAATCCTTTTGGGACGCTATTTAATCCGTTTTCTATTGCCAATGCTTTAGAAAAAATAGTTCATTCTGAATGTTATCAAGAGAAAGATTTGGTTAATCATCGTGGTTATTACCTTTCGTTTGACCATCATACCTCGTTTGACGGTATCTCTGAAACTACTACTTTAGATAAAATAAACACCGAACTAGCCAATGCTCATTCATTTTTAAAAAACGCTTCTTGGGTTATTATCACTTTAGGGACTTCGTTTATTTATGAGTACCTTCCCACAGGACAAAAGGTGGCTAATTGCCATAAGATGCCAAACACTCTTTTTAATAAAAGAATGCTCTCTGATGAGGAAGTGCAAACCCACATCAAAAAAGCAATAGAACTCATCAATCAACACTGTCTTAATACTGTAAATATTTTGTTTACAGTCTCTCCCATAAGGCATACTAAAGATGGTATGGTTGAAAATCAGCTTAGCAAATCAAGGCTCATCAATGCACTGCATCAAGTGGTGGCAATGTATCCAAATGCTCATTATCTGCCTATTTATGAGATTTTAATGGACGACTTAAGAGATTACAGATTTTACAAATCAGACCTAATCCACCCTAACGAACAAGCCATAGATTATATCTTTGATAAATTTATAAAAGCCTACTGCACAGAAGACACACAAAAATTTATCATTGACAATCAGAAAATCATTTCGGCTTTAAGGCATCGTCCAACCCATACTGAACACCCTGATTATCTAAAGTTTACAGATAATCTCAAACAAAAAATACAAGAGCAACAAGCCAAAGTTAATTTTAAAATTTTTTCAAACTTCTAA
- a CDS encoding CPBP family intramembrane glutamic endopeptidase encodes MNQKFKLGLDGIAVLIGSYIVASLILAVYTIANIFILKEEVATSMELNLISFVLSLGLPIAAFDIFIVRPQTKKPLRLGVGNVTASNVLLSLMMMVGMVLMAEVLTSFIPTEGGILGELYDTFMGVFKGMLNDKVGLAIMVVCLAPLLEEVLFRGIIQGGLTNKGVTPKKAIVISALVFGIVHANPWQFVGAFLLGLVLGLVYFKTKSIVIPILLHAFNNFISYLMLVYADTEHSYELLGINKIVSFIIGMVIFGVAYYLFMHRKTHFTK; translated from the coding sequence ATGAATCAAAAATTCAAATTGGGGCTTGACGGCATTGCTGTACTTATAGGGAGCTATATCGTTGCTTCGCTTATACTCGCTGTGTACACTATCGCTAATATCTTTATTTTAAAGGAAGAGGTTGCTACTTCTATGGAGCTGAATTTAATTTCATTTGTACTTTCATTGGGGCTACCTATTGCAGCGTTTGATATTTTTATTGTAAGACCACAGACAAAAAAACCGCTCCGCTTAGGTGTAGGCAATGTAACGGCTTCTAATGTTCTTTTATCTCTAATGATGATGGTAGGTATGGTACTGATGGCAGAAGTCCTTACTTCCTTTATCCCAACGGAAGGAGGTATATTGGGAGAACTTTACGATACTTTTATGGGAGTTTTTAAAGGAATGCTTAACGATAAGGTAGGACTTGCCATTATGGTAGTGTGCCTTGCACCTCTATTAGAAGAAGTATTATTTAGAGGCATTATACAAGGTGGACTTACAAACAAAGGCGTTACTCCTAAGAAAGCCATTGTTATCTCTGCCTTGGTATTTGGTATTGTACACGCCAATCCTTGGCAATTTGTGGGAGCGTTTTTATTGGGGCTGGTATTAGGATTAGTTTATTTCAAAACCAAATCTATTGTAATCCCTATTTTACTACACGCTTTTAACAATTTCATCTCTTATCTGATGCTAGTCTATGCCGATACAGAACACTCTTACGAACTTTTAGGTATCAACAAAATAGTGTCTTTTATTATAGGTATGGTTATCTTCGGAGTTGCCTATTATCTATTTATGCATAGAAAAACCCACTTTACCAAATAG
- a CDS encoding sensor histidine kinase — protein MKKNRNIFSKVNFLVVFLLFSSVVFALIIYSVVIVRDLRQKETVNMAVFAKAMRFLQDENQGDVRMLELVQEIITTNDNIPIIVTNHQGEPIKEFIKNIPDKIKDNSKALKVRLEEMKEGYPPFELQISEGNIQYLYFDNSDLMNNLRYYPALLGFFILLYLLFAYWFFKIVKKTDEGYLWAGLAKETAHQIGTPLSSMIGWIEILRMEHENSVGVQEIEKDIHRLTTISERFSKVGSVPELNDFNLNETLQQNYDYLKTRISKKVEFNIALPAKEVLIPHNRILMSWVIENLIKNAVDAMKGDGKLELKLYQKNKKVIIDIQDTGCGMSAKQVRNVFNPGYSTKKRGWGLGLSLSKRVIKDYHKGDIKVAHTEIGKGSVFRIEMFI, from the coding sequence ATGAAAAAAAACAGGAACATATTTTCTAAAGTCAATTTTTTAGTTGTTTTTCTGCTATTTAGTTCTGTTGTATTTGCTCTTATTATTTACTCTGTGGTTATTGTGAGAGATTTAAGGCAGAAAGAAACGGTTAATATGGCTGTTTTTGCCAAAGCTATGAGGTTTTTACAAGATGAAAATCAGGGAGATGTAAGAATGCTGGAGCTGGTTCAGGAAATTATTACCACTAATGATAATATCCCAATTATTGTAACTAATCACCAAGGAGAACCAATTAAGGAATTTATCAAAAATATTCCTGATAAAATTAAAGATAATTCAAAGGCTCTTAAGGTTCGCTTAGAAGAGATGAAAGAAGGATATCCACCTTTTGAGTTGCAAATTTCGGAAGGTAATATACAGTATCTTTATTTTGATAATTCGGATTTAATGAATAACCTTAGATACTATCCTGCATTGCTTGGTTTTTTCATTTTATTGTATCTGTTGTTTGCTTATTGGTTTTTTAAAATCGTAAAAAAAACAGACGAAGGCTATCTTTGGGCAGGATTGGCTAAGGAAACAGCACATCAAATAGGAACGCCTCTTTCCTCTATGATAGGTTGGATAGAAATTCTAAGAATGGAGCATGAAAATAGCGTTGGAGTGCAGGAGATAGAAAAGGATATACATAGGCTTACTACAATATCAGAGCGTTTTTCTAAGGTAGGTTCAGTCCCAGAGCTTAACGATTTTAATCTCAATGAAACTCTACAGCAAAACTATGATTATCTTAAAACTCGTATTTCTAAGAAAGTGGAATTTAATATAGCTTTACCAGCTAAGGAAGTGCTGATACCTCATAATCGTATTCTGATGAGTTGGGTCATAGAAAATCTTATTAAAAATGCGGTAGATGCAATGAAAGGCGATGGTAAATTAGAATTGAAACTCTATCAAAAAAATAAAAAAGTGATTATAGATATACAAGATACAGGTTGTGGTATGTCTGCAAAACAAGTAAGGAATGTTTTCAACCCAGGATATTCTACTAAAAAGAGAGGCTGGGGATTAGGATTATCTCTATCTAAAAGAGTGATTAAAGATTACCATAAAGGCGATATAAAAGTTGCCCATACAGAGATTGGTAAAGGAAGTGTTTTTAGGATAGAAATGTTTATCTGA
- a CDS encoding adenylate kinase, translated as MINIVLFGPPGSGKGTQAQNLIEKFNLKQISTGDLFRYNMKNDTELGKLAKSYIDKGELVPDQVTIDMLIDEVRKPTDTKGFIFDGFPRTAAQTEALEKIVKDELNEEISICLSLVVEDEILVQRLLKRGETSGRTDDADESIIRNRIKEYYAKTAEVAELYKQQGKYVEINGVGEISEIAEKLFSEVEKILK; from the coding sequence ATGATTAACATTGTATTATTTGGTCCTCCGGGAAGTGGTAAGGGTACTCAAGCTCAAAATCTGATTGAAAAGTTCAATTTGAAACAAATATCCACAGGAGATTTGTTCCGTTATAACATGAAAAACGATACTGAGCTAGGGAAATTGGCGAAATCTTATATAGATAAAGGAGAGCTAGTTCCAGACCAAGTTACCATAGATATGTTAATAGACGAGGTGAGAAAACCTACGGATACCAAAGGATTTATATTTGATGGTTTCCCCAGAACAGCAGCACAGACAGAAGCCTTAGAAAAGATTGTGAAAGACGAACTTAATGAGGAGATAAGCATTTGTTTATCGCTAGTAGTAGAGGACGAAATTTTGGTTCAAAGACTTCTTAAGAGAGGTGAAACTAGTGGTAGAACAGATGATGCGGACGAGTCTATCATTAGAAACAGAATTAAAGAATACTATGCAAAAACTGCCGAAGTAGCAGAACTTTACAAGCAGCAAGGGAAATATGTAGAGATAAATGGAGTAGGCGAAATTTCCGAAATTGCAGAAAAACTTTTCTCAGAAGTAGAGAAGATTTTAAAATAA
- a CDS encoding FAD-binding oxidoreductase — MKNHIQKVSNWGNFPIVEKEIVTEDNLEKIKDFVKSRPEVIARGNGRCYGDASLGEHIFSTKRLNKFISFDRLNGIIECEAGVLLSEVLEIIVPQGYFLYVTPGTKYISIGGAIASDVHGKNHHAEGCFSEYVLEFKLLNANAQIITCSRTENADLFWATIGGMGLTGIILSAKFQLKNIDTAYIRQESIKAKNLDEIFQLFEESEDWTYTVAWIDCLQKGDDIGKSILMRGEHALKDELASKLAKNPLVLKPKLKPSVPFYFPNFILNQWTVKIFNWLYYKKQSKKIVKNIIDYETFFYPLDVINDWNKIYGKNGFIQYQMVIPKDKGKESMERILKTIAHSGNGSFLAVLKLFGKNNPEAYNSFPFEGYTLALDFKVNKKLKKLVEDLDQIVLDLGGRIYLTKDSMSNPQLTNYLKNVDNHKFRSLQRKRITN, encoded by the coding sequence ATGAAAAATCATATACAAAAAGTCTCTAATTGGGGAAACTTTCCCATTGTTGAAAAGGAAATAGTTACAGAAGATAATCTTGAAAAAATTAAAGATTTTGTTAAAAGTCGTCCCGAAGTTATCGCCAGAGGAAATGGCAGATGTTACGGAGATGCTTCTTTAGGTGAACACATTTTCTCAACAAAAAGACTCAACAAATTTATTAGTTTTGATAGACTGAACGGAATTATTGAGTGCGAAGCAGGTGTTCTTCTTTCCGAGGTTTTGGAAATTATTGTGCCACAAGGCTACTTTTTGTATGTAACTCCAGGTACTAAATACATTAGTATTGGAGGAGCCATAGCCTCTGATGTGCACGGTAAAAACCATCACGCAGAAGGCTGTTTTTCAGAATATGTTTTAGAATTTAAACTCCTGAATGCCAACGCTCAAATAATCACCTGCTCTAGAACTGAAAACGCAGACCTATTTTGGGCAACCATTGGCGGAATGGGGCTTACAGGTATTATTTTATCGGCAAAATTTCAGCTTAAAAATATAGACACGGCTTATATCCGACAAGAAAGCATCAAAGCAAAAAACCTAGACGAAATCTTTCAACTATTTGAAGAAAGTGAAGATTGGACTTACACCGTAGCGTGGATAGATTGTTTACAGAAAGGAGATGACATTGGTAAATCTATACTTATGAGAGGAGAACACGCTCTAAAAGATGAACTTGCTTCTAAGCTAGCTAAAAATCCTTTAGTTCTAAAGCCTAAATTAAAACCAAGTGTTCCTTTTTATTTTCCAAATTTTATTCTAAACCAATGGACTGTAAAGATCTTCAATTGGCTTTATTACAAAAAACAGTCAAAAAAAATCGTCAAAAATATCATTGATTATGAAACCTTTTTCTACCCTTTAGATGTCATCAATGATTGGAATAAAATCTATGGTAAAAATGGTTTTATACAATACCAAATGGTAATCCCGAAAGACAAAGGCAAAGAAAGTATGGAACGAATTTTAAAAACCATTGCTCATAGTGGTAATGGCTCTTTTTTAGCGGTACTAAAGTTATTTGGAAAGAATAATCCAGAAGCATACAACTCCTTCCCTTTTGAAGGTTATACCCTTGCACTAGATTTTAAAGTGAATAAAAAGCTCAAAAAACTCGTTGAAGATTTAGACCAAATTGTATTGGATTTGGGTGGCAGAATTTACCTTACCAAAGATAGTATGAGTAATCCTCAACTGACTAACTATCTCAAAAATGTAGATAATCATAAATTTAGGTCTTTACAAAGAAAAAGAATTACGAATTAA
- a CDS encoding OmpA family protein, with amino-acid sequence MKIFNKTNIAALFLSGSLLLTSCESVQNANNQQKGTAIGAAAGAVLGGILGNNIGNGRNAPAGAVLGGIIGGVAGNVIGSKMDKQAKEIKEALPGAEVERVNEGIKITLNENTVNFGFDSANLTSVAKTNLDKLAQVLKNNPDTNINVYGHTDSRGADDYNLRLSERRANAVVSYLSSLGIASSRMIAKGVGEAEPIASNDTDEGRAKNRRVEFAITANENMIKEAQKGN; translated from the coding sequence ATGAAAATATTTAATAAAACCAATATAGCAGCATTATTTTTATCAGGAAGTTTGCTACTTACAAGTTGCGAATCCGTTCAAAATGCTAATAATCAACAAAAAGGAACTGCTATAGGTGCCGCTGCTGGTGCTGTTTTAGGAGGTATACTAGGTAATAATATAGGCAATGGTAGAAATGCTCCTGCTGGTGCTGTTTTAGGCGGTATCATTGGAGGTGTTGCTGGTAATGTTATCGGCAGCAAAATGGACAAACAAGCCAAAGAAATTAAAGAAGCCTTACCTGGTGCGGAAGTAGAAAGAGTAAATGAAGGTATTAAAATTACCCTTAATGAAAATACGGTTAATTTCGGATTTGATTCTGCTAACCTTACTTCTGTAGCAAAAACCAATTTGGATAAGTTAGCCCAAGTTCTTAAGAATAACCCTGATACCAACATCAATGTTTATGGGCACACAGACAGTAGAGGAGCTGATGATTATAACTTAAGACTTTCTGAGAGAAGAGCTAATGCAGTAGTAAGCTATCTTTCTTCTCTTGGTATAGCATCTAGTAGAATGATTGCTAAAGGAGTAGGTGAAGCCGAACCTATTGCTAGTAACGACACAGACGAAGGAAGAGCAAAAAATAGACGAGTGGAGTTCGCTATCACTGCTAACGAAAATATGATAAAAGAGGCTCAGAAAGGAAACTAA
- a CDS encoding UbiA prenyltransferase family protein: MKKYFNLLRVEQWVKNLFIFVPLLFSGKILEVDLFYLSFFAFLIFSLTASSIYIINDYMDIDSDRQHPKKKNRPLASGAISKTTAQILFSGLILSILGSLWVGLSVLNIGNIWKFGSIILFYFVMNLAYTFKLKHIAILDITIIAIGFVLRVLAGGYITGLIITQWAILLTFVLALVLAIGKRRGELVNAQLTGKTRKALDGYNIQFADIALSISCALAIVCYLMFTLSPEVQARFHPRVFYTVVFVLFAFLRYLQQTLVYNRTESPTKIVYKDRYIQITLVLWIVVFLYQIYAKQ, translated from the coding sequence ATGAAGAAATATTTTAATCTACTTAGAGTAGAGCAATGGGTAAAAAACCTTTTTATATTTGTTCCTCTTCTATTTTCAGGTAAAATACTTGAGGTTGATTTATTTTATCTTAGTTTTTTTGCGTTTCTTATTTTTTCACTCACAGCAAGTAGCATCTATATCATCAACGATTATATGGATATAGATTCTGACAGACAGCACCCTAAGAAAAAAAACAGACCTCTAGCCAGTGGAGCTATTTCAAAAACTACAGCTCAAATTCTTTTCAGTGGACTTATTTTATCAATCTTAGGAAGTCTATGGGTAGGACTATCAGTACTTAACATTGGTAATATATGGAAGTTCGGAAGTATTATTTTATTCTATTTTGTAATGAATTTGGCTTATACCTTCAAACTTAAACATATTGCGATTTTAGACATTACTATCATTGCAATTGGTTTCGTCCTTAGAGTATTAGCAGGAGGTTATATTACAGGACTTATCATTACTCAATGGGCCATCTTACTTACCTTTGTTCTCGCTTTAGTTCTAGCCATAGGGAAAAGAAGAGGCGAATTAGTAAATGCTCAACTAACAGGTAAAACTAGGAAAGCATTAGACGGCTATAATATTCAGTTTGCAGATATTGCACTTTCTATTAGCTGTGCTTTGGCCATCGTTTGCTATCTTATGTTTACTTTATCTCCAGAAGTACAAGCTAGGTTTCATCCTAGAGTTTTCTATACGGTGGTTTTTGTCTTGTTTGCGTTTTTAAGGTATTTACAGCAAACTCTAGTTTACAACCGAACTGAATCTCCAACAAAAATAGTCTACAAAGACAGATACATACAAATTACATTGGTATTATGGATTGTTGTTTTTCTTTACCAAATCTACGCTAAACAATAA